In the genome of Pelodiscus sinensis isolate JC-2024 chromosome 3, ASM4963464v1, whole genome shotgun sequence, one region contains:
- the MTLN gene encoding mitoregulin translates to MALGSEALRERPVQLALLLAFASGALLGWQAHRLRRRFLAWRKRRLQDLLAAAEKKLDLA, encoded by the coding sequence ATGGCGCTGGGCTCGGAGGCGCTGCGGGAGCGGCCGGTGCAGCTGGCGCTGCTGCTGGCCTTCGCCTCGGGCGCgctgctgggctggcaggcccACCGCCTGCGCAGGCGCTTCCTGGCCTGGCGGAAGCGGCGGCTGCAGGACCTGCTGGCGGCCGCGGAGAAGAAGCTGGACCTGGCCTGA